The following nucleotide sequence is from Devosia salina.
GTTGCCCATCGTGATCGGCCAGCCGTTCACGTCTTGAGTAGCGCCACCGTCCTCTCGTCCTCATGCCCGCCGTGAAAGGCGCTGAGCGCGGCGCGGAACAGCCGGTGCTCGGGCAGGGCGCGGGCAAACAGCGTCATCGAGGAGATGAATTTGAGGTCGTCGGGGGAGCCGAAGATGGCGTGGAGATCGCGCGGCGCCACCCCGTCGGGCGCATGCAGCAATACCGCCTCGGTGCATTCATTGAGCCGCGCCCCCAATATCGGATGCTCCGCAAAGGCCCGCGCCTCTTCGAGGTCATCGAGCGCATAGACCCGCGCGGTCTCACTCCGCCCCAGCCCGGCGAGCTGGGGAAAGATGAACCACATCCAGTGCGTCTGTTTCCGCCCGGCCCGCAATTCATGCAGCGCCGCGGGATAGACCTGGTCCTGCGCGGTGAGGAATTTGGCGATCATGGCGCCATGATTGTCGGTCATCGTTGCAGCCTCCCGTTTGCTCTCGATGCCCCAAAACCCAGTCTAGCCGGAATTGCGGACATGCCAACCCGCCGTAAGGCGACGGGACGGGCCCCCGTCTGTCCTCTCCCGCCCGCGGGAGAGGGGGACCGCCGAAAGGCGGTGGAGAGGGGAGCAGCG
It contains:
- a CDS encoding DUF1810 domain-containing protein codes for the protein MTDNHGAMIAKFLTAQDQVYPAALHELRAGRKQTHWMWFIFPQLAGLGRSETARVYALDDLEEARAFAEHPILGARLNECTEAVLLHAPDGVAPRDLHAIFGSPDDLKFISSMTLFARALPEHRLFRAALSAFHGGHEDERTVALLKT